In [Leptolyngbya] sp. PCC 7376, a genomic segment contains:
- a CDS encoding AAA family ATPase yields MSLLQNIHALKTFIRSFHPIIVMETVEEERVADLLKAVTKELKTPLFEWTTNLGLATTPGTKYAPRTNEYARPSVNQAVPFENTVEALDALKYIRGMERAGIFWLKDFSSDLDDPKVLRELRDLADAYSLMGSAFVLTGESITLPKSIAHDAVYFELGLPDEDELYQTLSEMMRELKHRYRLKISLQGEDLNDFVHALSGMTLKQARQAIAYAALIDGELNRDDILKVIHRKAQILKEESLLELYPVEENKAMLGGFVGLKRWLNQAKVGFSAAAREVNLPSPKGILIVGVQGCGKSLAAKTIAQQWHLPLLKLDAGRLYNKYVGESEKNFRQAIKLAESMAPTVLWIDEIEKSFGGGSDGDGGLSLRLFGSFLTWLQEKSQEVFVVATANDLLQLPPELLRKGRFDEIFFVDLPNTQERAAIFTIHLKRHHQDIKSFDLKALVTAARGFSGAEIEQAIIAGLYQSLYEQKKLETGSLIQQIKNTVPLSVSRKEDVEKLRAIASERFVSAR; encoded by the coding sequence ATGAGCCTTCTCCAAAATATCCATGCTCTCAAAACGTTTATTCGGTCTTTCCATCCGATTATTGTCATGGAAACTGTTGAAGAAGAACGGGTTGCAGACCTTCTGAAAGCGGTAACAAAGGAGCTGAAAACACCGTTGTTTGAATGGACGACAAATCTTGGTCTAGCGACGACTCCTGGCACAAAATATGCACCCCGCACTAATGAATATGCCCGCCCATCGGTTAATCAAGCAGTGCCTTTTGAAAATACAGTCGAGGCTCTCGATGCACTGAAATATATTCGAGGTATGGAGCGAGCCGGAATTTTTTGGTTAAAAGATTTTTCGTCTGATCTCGATGATCCAAAGGTTTTGCGAGAGTTGCGAGATTTAGCCGATGCCTATAGTTTGATGGGCTCAGCATTTGTTCTGACGGGGGAATCGATTACTCTCCCGAAAAGTATTGCTCACGATGCGGTGTATTTTGAGCTCGGGTTACCGGATGAGGATGAACTCTATCAAACGCTCTCGGAAATGATGCGGGAACTGAAGCATCGTTATCGGCTCAAAATTAGTTTGCAGGGTGAAGATCTGAATGATTTTGTCCATGCGCTCTCAGGGATGACGCTCAAACAGGCTCGGCAGGCGATCGCCTATGCTGCGTTAATTGATGGCGAGTTGAATCGCGACGACATTTTGAAAGTGATTCACCGTAAAGCGCAAATCCTTAAGGAAGAATCGCTCTTGGAGCTGTACCCTGTCGAAGAAAATAAAGCGATGCTCGGCGGTTTTGTCGGGTTAAAGCGGTGGCTCAATCAGGCAAAAGTGGGCTTTAGTGCAGCGGCGCGGGAAGTGAATTTACCATCACCGAAAGGCATTTTGATTGTGGGGGTACAGGGTTGCGGTAAGTCTCTGGCGGCGAAAACAATTGCGCAACAGTGGCATTTACCCTTGCTAAAACTAGACGCAGGACGACTTTATAACAAGTATGTAGGCGAGTCAGAAAAGAATTTTCGGCAGGCGATTAAGCTCGCAGAATCGATGGCACCTACGGTGTTGTGGATTGATGAAATAGAAAAAAGTTTTGGCGGTGGCAGTGATGGAGATGGTGGTTTAAGTTTGCGCTTATTCGGCTCGTTTTTGACGTGGCTCCAGGAAAAATCCCAAGAGGTTTTTGTTGTGGCGACGGCGAATGATTTGTTGCAATTGCCGCCAGAACTTTTGCGTAAAGGACGTTTCGATGAAATCTTTTTTGTGGATTTACCCAATACCCAAGAACGGGCAGCTATTTTTACGATTCACCTGAAACGCCACCACCAAGACATAAAAAGTTTTGATCTAAAGGCCCTAGTCACGGCAGCAAGAGGGTTTAGTGGCGCAGAAATTGAACAGGCGATCATCGCAGGATTGTATCAATCTCTCTATGAGCAAAAAAAGCTGGAGACAGGCAGTCTCATTCAGCAAATTAAAAATACAGTTCCCCTTTCTGTTTCGCGGAAAGAAGATGTGGAAAAATTGCGGGCGATCGCCTCAGAACGATTTGTGTCAGCACGCTAA